One window of Inquilinus sp. Marseille-Q2685 genomic DNA carries:
- a CDS encoding amino acid ABC transporter ATP-binding protein encodes MALVEVRNLSKRFGPVEVLKGVSLDVEEGEIVTIIGRSGSGKSTLLRCINALESIEGGEVRIEGRPVRAGMKELRALRQRVGIVFQSYNLFPHLTVERNVTLAPILTGRIRKGEARALAAEVLGRVGLADKIDAWPERLSGGQQQRVAIARCLAMSPQLMLFDEVTSALDPELVGEVLRVMEQMARQGMTMILVTHEMGFARNVATKIVFMHQGKVWEEGPPDRIFGDPQTPELRSFIGSAQ; translated from the coding sequence ATGGCGCTCGTTGAAGTCCGGAACCTGAGCAAGCGCTTCGGCCCGGTCGAGGTGCTGAAGGGCGTCTCGCTGGATGTCGAGGAAGGCGAGATCGTCACCATCATCGGCCGTTCCGGCTCCGGCAAGTCGACGCTGCTGCGCTGCATCAACGCGCTGGAGTCGATCGAAGGCGGCGAGGTGCGGATCGAGGGCAGGCCGGTCCGCGCCGGGATGAAGGAGCTGCGGGCGCTGCGCCAGCGCGTTGGCATCGTGTTCCAGAGCTACAACCTGTTCCCGCATCTGACGGTCGAGCGCAACGTCACCCTGGCGCCGATCCTGACCGGCCGGATCCGCAAGGGCGAGGCGCGGGCGCTGGCGGCCGAGGTGCTGGGCCGGGTCGGGCTGGCCGACAAGATCGACGCCTGGCCCGAGCGGCTGTCCGGCGGCCAGCAGCAGCGCGTCGCCATCGCCCGCTGCCTTGCCATGTCGCCGCAGCTGATGCTGTTCGACGAGGTCACCTCCGCCCTCGACCCCGAGCTGGTGGGCGAGGTGCTGCGGGTGATGGAGCAGATGGCCCGCCAGGGCATGACCATGATCCTGGTGACGCACGAGATGGGCTTCGCCCGCAACGTCGCCACCAAGATCGTCTTCATGCATCAGGGCAAGGTCTGGGAGGAGGGGCCGCCGGACCGGATCTTCGGCGACCCGCAGACGCCGGAGTTGCGCAGCTTCATCGGTTCCGCGCAGTGA
- a CDS encoding RraA family protein, translated as MRKYEIGAVPPQIAPALAEKLARVEIATIGHFRHRGFVHRSIAPLQPVRGTLVGTAVTVAIPGTDSTLLHHAVGLLRPGDVLVIDRLGDDRHACLGGGVARAVKRAGAVAVVLDGPCTDPEEIREAGLPAWCRGASAITTRLNDLGGALNLPVACGNVPVLPGDAILADATGVLVLPPGEAEAAADEAIAREARIAERQARARAGQALGDISGASRLVAADQEAHHG; from the coding sequence ATGAGAAAGTATGAGATCGGCGCCGTGCCGCCGCAGATCGCCCCGGCGCTGGCCGAGAAGCTGGCCCGGGTCGAGATCGCCACGATCGGCCATTTCCGCCATCGCGGCTTCGTCCACCGCAGCATCGCGCCGCTGCAGCCGGTGCGCGGCACGCTGGTCGGCACCGCCGTCACGGTGGCGATCCCGGGCACGGATTCGACCCTGCTGCACCACGCCGTCGGCCTGCTGCGGCCCGGCGACGTGCTGGTGATCGACCGGCTGGGCGACGACCGCCACGCCTGCCTCGGCGGCGGCGTGGCCCGGGCGGTGAAGCGGGCCGGCGCCGTGGCGGTCGTGCTCGACGGCCCCTGCACCGACCCGGAGGAGATCCGCGAGGCCGGGCTGCCGGCCTGGTGCCGCGGCGCCTCCGCCATCACCACCCGGCTGAACGATCTGGGCGGGGCGCTGAACCTGCCGGTCGCCTGCGGCAACGTCCCGGTGCTGCCGGGCGACGCGATCCTGGCCGATGCCACCGGCGTGCTGGTCCTGCCGCCCGGCGAGGCCGAGGCCGCGGCGGACGAGGCGATCGCCCGCGAGGCGCGGATCGCCGAGCGGCAGGCCCGCGCCCGGGCCGGGCAGGCGCTGGGCGACATCTCCGGCGCAAGTCGCCTGGTCGCCGCCGACCAGGAGGCCCATCATGGCTGA
- a CDS encoding SEL1-like repeat protein — MDSLADDVTRLGHEPDNSRGSAARRAVAALLAFTVVGCSTLDELGLGWGSAGSAEAPQASAPDPAAPALQPAPAASAPALRTAAIWPDETGTPRAPDNSAAEAPLPDNASPELRDLARRAMAGDANAEYEIGTRFARGMEVPQSDERAAYWYRRAADQRKADALYALGLVYLNGSGVPRDVREAMNWFRRASIAGNPRGAYEVGRLYESGELGPPNPRIAAGWYRIAADGGDEQGKQALARLQASPGVAASAMPGTGVASPDAGRLAPAQATTAATSAEPGLDNPAAQVPAPEPTSRQAAIASPSAVPATPPALAPDRPATGAQIREIQQLLGRLNLDAGQANGRLGRRTRAAIATFQRSQGLPVTGQPSAALLQALRTAAEPPRFD, encoded by the coding sequence GTGGACTCTCTGGCCGACGATGTGACTCGGCTCGGGCATGAGCCGGACAATTCCCGCGGAAGCGCCGCCCGCCGCGCGGTCGCGGCGCTGCTCGCATTCACCGTGGTCGGCTGCTCCACCCTGGACGAACTGGGGCTCGGCTGGGGGAGTGCCGGTTCGGCCGAAGCTCCGCAAGCATCCGCGCCCGATCCCGCAGCCCCGGCTCTGCAGCCTGCGCCCGCCGCCTCGGCGCCCGCTCTCAGGACAGCCGCGATATGGCCGGATGAAACCGGCACGCCCCGCGCGCCGGACAATTCCGCAGCCGAAGCGCCGCTGCCGGACAACGCCTCCCCCGAGCTGCGCGACCTGGCGCGCAGGGCCATGGCCGGCGATGCGAACGCCGAGTATGAGATCGGCACCCGCTTCGCACGCGGCATGGAAGTGCCGCAGAGCGATGAGCGAGCCGCGTATTGGTATCGCCGCGCCGCCGACCAGCGCAAAGCCGACGCGCTCTATGCCCTGGGCCTCGTCTATCTCAACGGCTCCGGCGTGCCGCGCGACGTCAGAGAGGCGATGAACTGGTTCCGCAGAGCCAGCATCGCCGGCAATCCGCGCGGTGCGTACGAGGTCGGCCGCCTCTATGAAAGCGGCGAGCTCGGGCCGCCCAACCCGCGCATCGCCGCCGGCTGGTACCGGATCGCGGCCGATGGCGGCGACGAGCAGGGCAAGCAGGCGCTGGCAAGGCTGCAGGCGTCTCCGGGCGTTGCCGCGTCGGCGATGCCCGGCACCGGTGTCGCCAGCCCGGACGCCGGCCGCCTCGCGCCGGCCCAAGCCACCACGGCCGCCACGAGCGCGGAGCCGGGCCTCGACAATCCGGCGGCCCAGGTTCCGGCGCCGGAGCCGACCAGCCGCCAGGCGGCAATCGCATCTCCATCGGCCGTGCCTGCGACGCCACCTGCGCTTGCCCCCGACCGGCCGGCGACCGGCGCCCAGATCCGGGAGATCCAGCAGCTGCTGGGAAGGCTGAACCTGGATGCGGGGCAGGCCAATGGCCGGCTGGGGCGCAGGACCCGGGCCGCCATCGCCACCTTCCAGCGGAGCCAGGGCCTGCCGGTCACGGGGCAGCCTTCGGCGGCGCTGCTGCAGGCGCTTCGCACCGCCGCCGAGCCGCCTCGCTTCGATTGA
- a CDS encoding gamma-glutamyltransferase, with translation MADPHFATARVERWRLSKPAAAGPHGVVTSQHYAAAEAGAAVLEAGGNAVDAAVTGALVLQTVEPWMSGLGACGYLMVAEPDGRVEVVEFTGRAPLRFDPEAYRPDPEGSVTFLGMPASAGQANVRGYTAAVVPGCVRGLAEALRRFGTIGFDRALAPAIERARKGMAVDWHATLAIAMAESDLRRDDGARAVLMPGDTVPEPETVLPLPALAATLERLAEAGPEDFYTGRIAERLAEDLRRGGSFITAEDLAAYQPSVYPASAAGIAGRQVHVAGDSSGGRRLHDALRHFDARRGAGPLDPGFYTAMTAALRDAFAGHRARLIPAELSTTSSTTQLNAADRDGRMVALTFTLLNRFGARVLSPATGVLLNNGMSWFDPRPGRANSLRPGAFGPNNMCPVAITDSDGPFAVLGASGGNQIVPALAQVSAMLLHAGMGVEAALNAPRINAGPAVGITVDIDLPADCVAALEPLGPVRPAQRAVYPRPFASPSAIAREGGGFTGMADTTYPASQASAATR, from the coding sequence ATGGCTGATCCCCATTTCGCCACCGCCCGGGTCGAGCGCTGGCGCCTGAGCAAGCCGGCCGCCGCCGGGCCGCACGGCGTCGTCACCTCCCAGCACTATGCCGCGGCCGAGGCCGGCGCCGCGGTGCTGGAGGCCGGCGGCAACGCCGTCGACGCCGCGGTCACCGGCGCCCTCGTGCTGCAGACGGTCGAGCCCTGGATGAGCGGCCTCGGCGCCTGCGGCTATCTGATGGTGGCAGAGCCGGACGGCCGGGTCGAGGTGGTGGAGTTCACCGGCCGCGCGCCGCTGCGCTTCGACCCCGAGGCCTACCGGCCGGATCCGGAGGGTTCCGTCACCTTCCTCGGCATGCCGGCCTCGGCCGGCCAGGCGAATGTCCGCGGCTATACCGCGGCGGTGGTCCCCGGCTGCGTCCGCGGCCTGGCCGAGGCGCTGCGGCGCTTCGGCACGATCGGCTTCGACCGCGCCCTGGCCCCGGCGATCGAACGGGCCCGCAAGGGCATGGCGGTCGACTGGCACGCCACCCTGGCCATCGCCATGGCCGAATCCGATCTGCGGCGCGACGACGGCGCCCGCGCCGTGCTGATGCCCGGCGACACGGTGCCCGAGCCGGAGACGGTGCTGCCGCTGCCGGCGCTGGCCGCGACGCTGGAGCGGCTGGCCGAGGCCGGGCCGGAGGATTTCTACACCGGCCGTATCGCCGAGCGCCTGGCCGAGGATTTGCGCCGCGGCGGCAGCTTCATCACCGCCGAGGACCTGGCCGCCTATCAGCCGAGCGTCTACCCGGCTTCCGCGGCCGGGATCGCCGGCCGGCAGGTCCATGTCGCCGGCGACAGCAGCGGCGGCCGCCGGCTGCACGACGCCCTCCGACACTTCGACGCGCGGCGCGGCGCCGGGCCGCTCGACCCCGGCTTCTACACGGCGATGACCGCGGCGCTGCGCGACGCCTTCGCCGGCCATCGCGCTCGCCTGATCCCGGCGGAGCTGAGCACCACCTCCAGCACCACCCAGCTCAACGCCGCCGACCGCGACGGTCGCATGGTGGCGCTGACCTTCACCCTGCTGAACCGCTTCGGCGCCCGGGTGCTGTCGCCCGCGACCGGCGTGCTGCTGAACAACGGCATGTCCTGGTTCGACCCCCGGCCCGGCCGGGCCAACAGCCTGCGGCCCGGCGCCTTCGGGCCGAACAACATGTGCCCGGTGGCGATCACCGATTCCGACGGCCCCTTCGCCGTGCTCGGCGCCTCCGGCGGCAACCAGATCGTGCCGGCGCTGGCCCAGGTCTCGGCGATGCTGCTGCATGCCGGGATGGGCGTCGAGGCCGCGCTGAACGCGCCGCGCATCAATGCCGGCCCGGCCGTCGGGATCACCGTCGACATCGACCTGCCGGCGGATTGCGTCGCGGCGCTTGAGCCGCTGGGCCCGGTCCGCCCGGCCCAGCGTGCGGTCTATCCCCGCCCCTTCGCCTCGCCCTCGGCCATCGCCCGCGAGGGCGGCGGCTTCACCGGCATGGCCGACACCACCTACCCCGCCTCCCAGGCCTCCGCCGCCACCCGCTGA
- a CDS encoding substrate-binding domain-containing protein produces MTDSEKRPPRIDEVARIAGVSPITVSRALRQPEKVAEEKRRRIQAAIEQTGYAPNQDAIRLRSGGRPGAALAAAAPSTLVAAFVSNIANPQFSRAVRACAEVLEPAGYRLMMGETAYSYARETAMIRSLRDLRPAAVMFTGVIELEENREALRALGVPVMETWAYPQDPIDMLVGFSNFDGGRLVGEHFGERGYRRVAYVGRGGGRGVLRLQGFKEGLAKHGLRPAAELPVEGPAGLAEGRRAMAALLDQGEPLDAAFFGNDLLAIGAMFEARRRGMAVPGDLAVAGFGDIELSEALEPGLTTVRIDSDDIGRRAGRMLLTRLGGERPERGIELVELSLVVRASG; encoded by the coding sequence ATGACGGATTCGGAGAAGCGGCCGCCCCGCATCGACGAGGTCGCACGGATCGCCGGGGTGTCGCCGATCACCGTCTCCCGCGCGCTGCGCCAGCCGGAGAAGGTGGCGGAGGAGAAGCGCCGCCGTATCCAGGCGGCGATCGAGCAGACCGGCTACGCGCCGAACCAGGACGCGATCCGCCTGCGCTCCGGCGGCCGCCCCGGGGCGGCGCTCGCCGCGGCCGCGCCCTCGACCCTGGTGGCGGCCTTCGTCTCGAACATCGCCAACCCGCAATTCTCCCGCGCGGTGCGGGCCTGCGCCGAGGTGCTGGAGCCGGCGGGCTACCGGTTGATGATGGGCGAGACCGCCTATTCCTATGCGCGCGAGACGGCGATGATCCGGTCGCTGCGCGACCTCAGACCCGCCGCGGTGATGTTCACCGGCGTGATCGAGCTGGAGGAGAACCGCGAGGCGCTGCGCGCGCTCGGCGTGCCGGTGATGGAGACCTGGGCCTATCCGCAGGACCCGATCGACATGCTGGTCGGCTTCTCCAACTTCGACGGCGGGCGGCTGGTCGGCGAGCATTTCGGCGAGCGCGGATACCGCCGCGTCGCCTATGTCGGGCGCGGCGGCGGCCGCGGCGTGCTGCGGCTGCAGGGCTTCAAGGAGGGCTTGGCCAAGCACGGGCTGCGCCCGGCGGCGGAGCTGCCGGTCGAGGGGCCGGCCGGCCTGGCCGAAGGGCGCCGGGCGATGGCCGCGCTGCTGGACCAGGGCGAGCCGCTCGACGCGGCGTTCTTCGGCAACGACCTGCTGGCGATCGGCGCGATGTTCGAGGCGCGGCGCCGCGGCATGGCCGTGCCGGGCGACCTGGCGGTCGCCGGCTTCGGCGACATCGAGCTGTCGGAGGCGCTGGAGCCGGGGCTGACGACGGTGCGGATCGACAGCGACGATATCGGTCGCCGCGCCGGCCGGATGCTGCTGACCCGCCTGGGCGGGGAGAGGCCGGAGCGCGGCATCGAGCTGGTCGAACTGAGCCTGGTGGTGCGGGCGAGCGGATAG
- a CDS encoding N-formylglutamate amidohydrolase: MTQPALRIDAVEIDGVLTVVPPRGLPSPMVFDSPHSGLALPADFRPAVPPALVRMASDTHVDALFDFAPDLGAPFLVAQFPRSFLDVNRSLLDVDLDLVEGHWPHPVRDSASARRGMGLIWRYAWGDAPMYDRRLTVAEVEARIERYWRPYHDRLKALLDAVHGAFGRVYHVNCHSMPAYGHALSPDPAGTARPDFVLGDYDGAACEPGFVQLAAETLRGLGYSVALNVPFRGAELVSAYSDPPRGRHSLQIEINRRLYMDEDSRERTAGFAALRGHLETLGRVLRDHAGSGA; the protein is encoded by the coding sequence ATGACCCAGCCCGCCCTCCGCATCGACGCCGTCGAGATCGACGGCGTCCTCACCGTCGTCCCGCCACGAGGGCTGCCGAGCCCGATGGTGTTCGACAGCCCGCACAGCGGCCTGGCGCTGCCCGCGGATTTCCGCCCGGCGGTGCCGCCGGCGCTGGTGCGCATGGCGTCCGACACCCATGTCGACGCGCTGTTCGACTTCGCCCCGGACCTCGGCGCGCCCTTCCTGGTGGCGCAGTTCCCGCGCAGCTTCCTCGACGTCAACCGGTCGCTGCTCGACGTCGATCTCGACCTCGTGGAGGGCCACTGGCCGCATCCGGTGCGCGACAGCGCCTCGGCCCGGCGCGGCATGGGGCTGATCTGGCGCTACGCCTGGGGCGACGCGCCGATGTACGACCGGCGCCTGACCGTGGCCGAGGTCGAGGCCCGGATCGAGCGCTACTGGCGGCCCTATCACGACCGGCTGAAAGCCCTGCTCGACGCGGTGCATGGCGCCTTCGGCCGGGTCTACCACGTCAACTGCCACTCGATGCCGGCCTATGGCCATGCCCTGTCGCCCGACCCGGCCGGGACGGCGCGGCCGGATTTCGTGCTCGGCGACTATGACGGCGCCGCCTGCGAGCCCGGCTTCGTGCAGCTCGCCGCCGAGACGCTGCGTGGCCTCGGCTATTCGGTCGCGCTGAACGTGCCGTTCCGCGGTGCCGAGCTGGTCTCGGCCTATTCCGACCCGCCCCGCGGCCGCCACAGCCTGCAGATCGAGATCAACCGCCGCCTGTACATGGACGAAGACAGCCGCGAGCGCACCGCCGGCTTCGCGGCACTGCGCGGCCATCTGGAGACGTTGGGCCGGGTGCTGCGGGACCATGCGGGGAGCGGGGCTTGA
- a CDS encoding amino acid ABC transporter permease → MRVFSAGDLLSLLSALQWTVALTLIALGCGGPLALGLAAMRAGRAALPRWIAALLLQLVQGVPLLGLLMFFYFGMPVFLGVDVPALTAVAVAYTIWTAVFLGEIWRGGIEAVKPAQWEAAECLGLTRWQQFRWVIGPQAFRIALPATVGFLVQLVKNTSLASVVGFVELARAGQIASAATFQPLLTYTVVAAIYFAICFPLTTWSRSLEARLNGAR, encoded by the coding sequence ATGCGCGTTTTCTCCGCCGGCGACCTGCTGTCGCTGCTGTCCGCCCTGCAATGGACGGTGGCACTGACCCTGATCGCGCTGGGCTGCGGCGGGCCGCTGGCGCTCGGCCTCGCGGCGATGCGCGCCGGGCGGGCGGCGTTGCCGCGCTGGATCGCGGCGCTGCTGCTGCAGCTGGTACAGGGCGTGCCGCTGCTGGGCCTGCTGATGTTCTTCTATTTCGGTATGCCGGTGTTCCTCGGCGTCGACGTGCCGGCACTCACCGCCGTGGCCGTCGCCTACACCATCTGGACCGCGGTGTTCCTGGGCGAGATCTGGCGCGGCGGCATCGAGGCGGTGAAGCCGGCGCAGTGGGAGGCGGCGGAATGCCTCGGCCTGACCCGGTGGCAGCAGTTCCGCTGGGTGATCGGCCCGCAGGCCTTCCGCATCGCCCTGCCGGCAACGGTCGGCTTCCTGGTGCAGCTGGTGAAGAACACCTCGCTGGCGTCGGTCGTCGGCTTCGTCGAGCTGGCGCGGGCCGGGCAGATCGCCAGCGCCGCCACCTTCCAGCCGCTGCTGACCTACACCGTCGTCGCCGCGATCTACTTCGCGATCTGCTTTCCGCTGACCACCTGGTCGCGCTCGCTGGAGGCCCGTCTCAATGGCGCTCGTTGA
- a CDS encoding transporter substrate-binding domain-containing protein: protein MITGFRRLLAAAAAVAALALPAAAQADKLQDVLDAGKLRVGVLMDVAPWGFKDEKGEAIGLDIDLAKLMAADMGVELELVQVTGASRIPSLLADKVDVLIAAAGATPERAQQVAFSQPYAAVDLGVYGPKSIKPFEDAAAMAGHSIAVAKGTTLDLWLTENAPDAAYSRFEDAPSAVAAYLSGQAEMFAENSAIARTVSQQNPGKEVELKFLIRQSPAHVVIPHGQPDLLNWINTFLYYNRLNGKLAKLQTTWFGAAQQLPLM, encoded by the coding sequence ATGATCACCGGATTCCGCCGCCTGCTGGCCGCCGCCGCGGCGGTCGCGGCCCTGGCCCTGCCGGCCGCGGCGCAGGCCGACAAGCTGCAGGACGTGCTCGACGCCGGCAAGCTCAGGGTCGGGGTGCTGATGGACGTGGCGCCCTGGGGCTTCAAGGACGAGAAGGGCGAGGCCATCGGCCTCGACATCGACCTGGCGAAGCTGATGGCCGCCGACATGGGCGTGGAACTCGAGCTGGTGCAGGTCACGGGCGCCAGCCGCATCCCGAGCCTCCTGGCCGATAAGGTCGACGTGCTGATCGCCGCCGCCGGGGCCACGCCGGAGCGGGCGCAGCAGGTCGCGTTCTCGCAGCCCTATGCCGCGGTCGACCTCGGCGTCTACGGGCCGAAGAGCATCAAGCCGTTCGAGGATGCCGCGGCCATGGCCGGGCACAGCATCGCCGTCGCCAAGGGCACGACGCTGGACCTGTGGCTGACCGAGAACGCGCCGGACGCCGCCTATAGCCGCTTCGAGGACGCGCCCTCGGCCGTCGCCGCCTATCTGTCGGGCCAGGCCGAGATGTTCGCCGAGAACAGCGCCATCGCCCGCACCGTGTCGCAGCAGAACCCGGGCAAGGAGGTGGAGCTGAAGTTCCTGATCCGCCAGTCGCCCGCTCATGTCGTGATCCCGCACGGCCAGCCGGACCTGCTGAACTGGATCAACACCTTCCTCTACTACAACCGCCTCAACGGCAAGCTGGCCAAGCTGCAGACCACCTGGTTCGGCGCGGCCCAGCAACTGCCCTTGATGTAA
- a CDS encoding response regulator transcription factor: protein MLFNENEADALPNTIRAPEPEIDSITSVRAIDHSVPNPVTVAIIDRRALGRETLTRALVSSDGRFRVRAFADIGEWERSPERSDTSLILLECGSVGNDHPSLEDELRGLIGAHRDIPVVVLGENEDPGHIAEILARGVRGYIPTSVSLNVAIGALCLAMAGGTFVPASALRNSGREQPGRQQSVHSMLGLSERQAAVAEAVALGRPNKIIAYELDLSESTVKVHIRAIMKKLQARNRTEIAFKLHAAKNGFLSSPKARPVETCAA from the coding sequence ATGCTTTTCAACGAAAATGAAGCGGATGCGCTTCCCAACACCATCAGAGCGCCAGAACCTGAAATCGATTCCATTACCAGTGTCCGAGCCATCGACCATTCCGTTCCGAACCCGGTGACGGTCGCAATTATCGATCGACGTGCTCTGGGCCGGGAGACATTGACCCGGGCGCTCGTGTCGAGCGACGGCCGATTTCGGGTCCGCGCATTCGCCGACATCGGTGAATGGGAACGGAGCCCGGAACGGAGCGACACGTCGCTGATCCTTCTGGAATGCGGTTCGGTCGGCAATGACCATCCATCGCTTGAGGACGAGCTTCGGGGCCTGATCGGCGCCCATCGCGACATCCCTGTGGTTGTGCTGGGCGAAAACGAGGATCCAGGCCATATCGCCGAGATTCTGGCGCGGGGAGTTCGCGGCTATATCCCCACCAGCGTCAGCCTGAATGTCGCGATCGGAGCGCTTTGCCTCGCGATGGCCGGAGGCACCTTCGTCCCTGCCAGCGCGCTTCGGAACTCCGGTCGCGAGCAGCCGGGACGCCAGCAATCCGTCCACAGCATGCTCGGTCTTTCGGAACGGCAGGCGGCTGTCGCCGAGGCCGTCGCCCTCGGCAGGCCGAACAAGATCATCGCTTATGAGCTGGACCTGAGTGAGAGCACCGTGAAGGTGCACATCAGGGCCATCATGAAAAAGCTCCAGGCCCGGAACCGGACCGAGATCGCCTTCAAGCTGCACGCAGCCAAGAATGGCTTCCTTTCATCTCCAAAGGCTCGCCCGGTCGAAACCTGCGCTGCCTGA
- a CDS encoding succinylglutamate desuccinylase/aspartoacylase family protein: MHTGLFHTIDFDADGKVLDHLGIPFSVDRSPYFHVKVPVARIRNGDGPRVLLMAGNHGDEYEGEFALARLVRRLDPARMKGAVTILPIVNAPAVRASRRCSPLDGGNLNRAFPGDPDGPPTQRIAHFLEHELFPRHDVVFDLHSGGTSMAHLPCALIERHADPARQERAVALMRALGLPWGFIADNGPAAPTSMGAAARAGTIGLSGEFGGGGTVTPATMRGASAAIDALLLALGVIDAPLLGPAPTAGPMRLLSLARHSQAIYATAPGWFEPAVEVGAEVAAGDLAGWMHDLDRLEVAEQPLRFAEAGVVISHRLHSRCEPGDCLIQVAEVLDTGR; this comes from the coding sequence ATGCATACGGGTCTGTTCCACACCATCGATTTCGACGCCGACGGCAAGGTCCTGGACCATCTGGGAATCCCCTTCTCGGTCGACCGGTCGCCCTATTTCCACGTCAAGGTCCCGGTCGCGCGGATCAGGAACGGCGACGGCCCGCGCGTGCTGCTGATGGCCGGCAACCACGGCGACGAATACGAGGGCGAGTTCGCCCTGGCCCGGCTGGTCCGCCGGCTGGACCCGGCCCGGATGAAGGGCGCCGTCACCATCCTGCCGATCGTCAACGCGCCGGCGGTGCGGGCGTCCAGGCGCTGCTCGCCGCTCGACGGCGGCAATCTCAACCGCGCCTTCCCGGGCGACCCGGACGGCCCCCCGACCCAGCGCATCGCCCATTTCCTCGAGCACGAGCTGTTCCCGCGCCACGACGTGGTGTTCGACCTGCATTCCGGCGGCACCTCGATGGCGCATCTGCCCTGCGCCCTGATCGAGCGCCATGCCGATCCGGCGCGGCAGGAGCGGGCGGTGGCGCTGATGCGGGCGCTGGGCCTGCCCTGGGGCTTCATCGCCGACAACGGGCCGGCGGCGCCGACCTCGATGGGCGCCGCGGCGCGGGCCGGCACGATCGGCCTGTCGGGCGAGTTCGGCGGCGGCGGGACGGTGACGCCGGCGACGATGCGTGGCGCTTCGGCCGCGATCGACGCGCTGCTGCTGGCGCTCGGCGTCATCGACGCGCCGCTGCTCGGGCCTGCACCGACGGCCGGGCCGATGCGCCTCCTGTCCCTGGCCCGGCACAGCCAGGCGATCTACGCCACGGCACCCGGCTGGTTCGAGCCGGCGGTCGAGGTCGGCGCTGAGGTCGCGGCCGGGGACCTGGCTGGCTGGATGCACGACCTGGATCGGCTGGAGGTGGCGGAGCAGCCGCTGCGCTTCGCCGAGGCCGGCGTCGTGATCTCGCACCGGTTGCACAGCCGGTGCGAACCGGGCGACTGTCTAATCCAGGTGGCCGAGGTGCTGGACACCGGCCGGTGA